From one Lotus japonicus ecotype B-129 chromosome 3, LjGifu_v1.2 genomic stretch:
- the LOC130743384 gene encoding putative RNA polymerase II subunit B1 CTD phosphatase RPAP2 homolog isoform X1, giving the protein MAKDQPVFVKDAVLKLQLSLFEGIRSEDQLFAAGSLISRSDYEDVVTERSITNVCGYPLCQNGLPSDRPRKGRYRISLKEHKVYDLHETYMFCSSTCVVNGKAFAGTLQDERCPTVDPEKLNDVLRLFENLNAEPVEDLGKGGDLGLSGLRIQEKTESSTGEVSLDQWLGPSNAIEGYVPKQRKSDSKSSQKNIKKGSKASRGRLNDEKKSIYSEMDFMSTIITQDEYSVSKVSSGQTDITADQQIKPVAKLEVPKKADKVSKDDDSVQDLSSSFKSSLNLSTSEKEKEIDKSDEPVIKSSLNPSVEKIAVHSSTMSEILDVEQNISERKSIQLQGETSRVAANQNASTSSLDPVNVEGEFQIEKETGSYKTRPKSSLKSTGKKKLSRSVTWADEKTNSSGSKDLCSVREFGDGDIKKESDLEGNIDVTDDDEDMIRRASAEACAIALSQASEAVASGDSDITDAVSEAGIIILPSSHDVVEEGTMEDVDIPETDGVTLKWPRKPGISDFDLFDSEDSWHDPPPEGFSLTLSPFASMWNALFSWTTSSSLAYIYGRDVSFHEDFLSVNGREYPCKIILTDGRSSEIKQTLASCLARALPAVVAELRLPIPVSTLEQGMVCLLDTMSFVDALPAFRMKQWQVVVLLFIDALSICRIPALISYMMDRRDLFHKVLNGSQLGMEEYEVLKDLIIPLGKAPHFSSQRGA; this is encoded by the exons ATGGCAAAGGACCAACCTGTTTTTGTCAAAGATGCTGTTTTGAAATTGCAATTGTCCCTCTTTGAAGGCATCCGAAGCGAAGACCAGCTTTTTGCAGCTGGGTCTTTGATATCGAGGAGTGACTATGAAGATGTTGTGACTGAGAGGTCCATTACAAATGTATGTGGTTATCCACTCTGCCAAAATGGTTTACCCTCCGATCGCCCCCGGAAGGGTAGATATCGGATTTCGCTGAAGGAGCACAAAGTTTATGATCTGCACGAGACGTACATGTTTTGTTCTTCCACTTGTGTTGTTAACGGCAAAGCTTTTGCTGGGACCTTGCAAGATGAGAGGTGCCCGACTGTGGACCCAGAGAAACTCAACGATGTTCTCAGGTTGTTTGAGAATTTGAATGCGGAACCTGTGGAGGATTTGGGGAAGGGTGGAGATTTAGGTTTGTCTGGCTTGAGAATCCAGGAGAAAACTGAGTCCAGCACTGGGGAGGTGTCCTTGGATCAGTGGCTTGGACCTTCAAATGCAATTGAGGGTTATGTACCAAAGCAAAGAAAGAGTGATTCTAAGAGTTCTCagaaaaatatcaaaaaag GGTCCAAAGCTAGTCGTGGCAGGTTGAatgatgaaaaaaaatcaatatacaGTGAGATGGACTTCATGAGTACTATAATTACGCAAGATGAGTATAGTGTTTCTAAAGTATCATCAGGTCAAACCGACATAACTGCTGATCAACAAATTAAGCCAGTGGCCAAATTGGAGGTGCCAAAAAAGGCTGATAAGGTTAGTAAAGATGATGATAGTGTACAAGATCTGTCTTCATCTTTCAAGAGTAGTCTAAATTTAAGTACCTCAGAAAAAGAGAAGGAAATAGATAAATCAGATGAACCTGTTATCAAATCCTCTCTCAATCCTTCTGTTGAAAAGATAGCTGTTCATTCTTCCACCATGTCAGAAATACTTGATGTAGAACAAAATATTTCTGAAAGGAAATCAATACAACTCCAAGGGGAAACAAGCAGAGTTGCTGCTAATCAGAATGCCTCCACCTCCAGTTTAGATCCTGTCAATGTTGAAGGGGAATttcaaatagaaaaagaaactgGATCATACAAGACTAGACCCAAATCATCTCTTAAATCCACTGGTAAAAAGAAACTTAGTCGCTCTGTTACTTGGGCTGATGAGAAAACCAACAGCTCTGGGAGTAAAGATCTTTGTTCTGTTAGAGAATTTGGAGATGGAGATATTAAAAAAGAATCTGATTTAGAGGGTAATATAGATGTtactgatgatgatgaagatatgATACGTCGTGCATCAGCAGAAGCATGTGCAATTGCATTGAGCCAAGCATCAGAAGCAGTTGCATCTGGAGACTCAGATATCACTGATGCTG TTTCTGAAGCTGGAATCATTATATTGCCATCTTCTCATGATGTTGTTGAGGAAGGTACTATGGAGGATGTTGATATTCCAGAAACAGATGGAGTTACTCTGAAATGGCCTAGAAAGCCTGGAATTTCTGATTTTGACTTGTTTGACTCTGAAGACTCATGGCATGACCCTCCACCAGAGGGTTTCAGTTTGACT TTGTCACCTTTTGCATCTATGTGGAATGCCCTCTTTTCATGGACAACATCATCTTCTTTGGCATATATATATGGGAGGGATGTAAGTTTTCATGAAGACTTTCTATCAGTTAACGGGAGAGAATATCCTTGCAAAATTATCTTGACAGATGGTCGGTCATCTGAAATAAAGCAAACTTTAGCCAGTTGTCTTGCTCGAGCTTTACCTGCAGTTGTCGCTGAGCTCAGGCTGCCAATTCCAGTATCTACCTTAGAGCAAGGGATG GTATGCTTGCTGGATACAATGTCATTTGTGGATGCACTTCCAGCATTCAGAATGAAACAATGGCAAGTTGTTGTTCTTTTGTTCATTGATGCGTTGTCCATTTGTAGAATACCTGCTCTTATCTCATACATGATGGATCGGAGGGACTTGTTTCACAAG GTTCTGAATGGTTCCCAATTAGGTATGGAAGAGTACGAGGTTTTGAAGGATCTCATTATTCCACTTGGCAAAGCACCTCATTTCTCTTCTCAAAGGGGAGCGTGA
- the LOC130743384 gene encoding putative RNA polymerase II subunit B1 CTD phosphatase RPAP2 homolog isoform X2: MAKDQPVFVKDAVLKLQLSLFEGIRSEDQLFAAGSLISRSDYEDVVTERSITNVCGYPLCQNGLPSDRPRKGRYRISLKEHKVYDLHETYMFCSSTCVVNGKAFAGTLQDERCPTVDPEKLNDVLRLFENLNAEPVEDLGKGGDLGLSGLRIQEKTESSTGEVSLDQWLGPSNAIEGYVPKQRKSDSKSSQKNIKKGSKASRGRLNDEKKSIYSEMDFMSTIITQDEYSVSKVSSGQTDITADQQIKPVAKLEVPKKADKVSKDDDSVQDLSSSFKSSLNLSTSEKEKEIDKSDEPVIKSSLNPSVEKIAVHSSTMSEILDVEQNISERKSIQLQGETSRVAANQNASTSSLDPVNVEGEFQIEKETGSYKTRPKSSLKSTGKKKLSRSVTWADEKTNSSGSKDLCSVREFGDGDIKKESDLEGNIDVTDDDEDMIRRASAEACAIALSQASEAVASGDSDITDAVSEAGIIILPSSHDVVEEGTMEDVDIPETDGVTLKWPRKPGISDFDLFDSEDSWHDPPPEGFSLTLSPFASMWNALFSWTTSSSLAYIYGRDVSFHEDFLSVNGREYPCKIILTDGRSSEIKQTLASCLARALPAVVAELRLPIPVSTLEQGMNTCSYLIHDGSEGLVSQGSEWFPIRYGRVRGFEGSHYSTWQSTSFLFSKGSVTTQNFNLNGQTLGLHETPRYFFND, encoded by the exons ATGGCAAAGGACCAACCTGTTTTTGTCAAAGATGCTGTTTTGAAATTGCAATTGTCCCTCTTTGAAGGCATCCGAAGCGAAGACCAGCTTTTTGCAGCTGGGTCTTTGATATCGAGGAGTGACTATGAAGATGTTGTGACTGAGAGGTCCATTACAAATGTATGTGGTTATCCACTCTGCCAAAATGGTTTACCCTCCGATCGCCCCCGGAAGGGTAGATATCGGATTTCGCTGAAGGAGCACAAAGTTTATGATCTGCACGAGACGTACATGTTTTGTTCTTCCACTTGTGTTGTTAACGGCAAAGCTTTTGCTGGGACCTTGCAAGATGAGAGGTGCCCGACTGTGGACCCAGAGAAACTCAACGATGTTCTCAGGTTGTTTGAGAATTTGAATGCGGAACCTGTGGAGGATTTGGGGAAGGGTGGAGATTTAGGTTTGTCTGGCTTGAGAATCCAGGAGAAAACTGAGTCCAGCACTGGGGAGGTGTCCTTGGATCAGTGGCTTGGACCTTCAAATGCAATTGAGGGTTATGTACCAAAGCAAAGAAAGAGTGATTCTAAGAGTTCTCagaaaaatatcaaaaaag GGTCCAAAGCTAGTCGTGGCAGGTTGAatgatgaaaaaaaatcaatatacaGTGAGATGGACTTCATGAGTACTATAATTACGCAAGATGAGTATAGTGTTTCTAAAGTATCATCAGGTCAAACCGACATAACTGCTGATCAACAAATTAAGCCAGTGGCCAAATTGGAGGTGCCAAAAAAGGCTGATAAGGTTAGTAAAGATGATGATAGTGTACAAGATCTGTCTTCATCTTTCAAGAGTAGTCTAAATTTAAGTACCTCAGAAAAAGAGAAGGAAATAGATAAATCAGATGAACCTGTTATCAAATCCTCTCTCAATCCTTCTGTTGAAAAGATAGCTGTTCATTCTTCCACCATGTCAGAAATACTTGATGTAGAACAAAATATTTCTGAAAGGAAATCAATACAACTCCAAGGGGAAACAAGCAGAGTTGCTGCTAATCAGAATGCCTCCACCTCCAGTTTAGATCCTGTCAATGTTGAAGGGGAATttcaaatagaaaaagaaactgGATCATACAAGACTAGACCCAAATCATCTCTTAAATCCACTGGTAAAAAGAAACTTAGTCGCTCTGTTACTTGGGCTGATGAGAAAACCAACAGCTCTGGGAGTAAAGATCTTTGTTCTGTTAGAGAATTTGGAGATGGAGATATTAAAAAAGAATCTGATTTAGAGGGTAATATAGATGTtactgatgatgatgaagatatgATACGTCGTGCATCAGCAGAAGCATGTGCAATTGCATTGAGCCAAGCATCAGAAGCAGTTGCATCTGGAGACTCAGATATCACTGATGCTG TTTCTGAAGCTGGAATCATTATATTGCCATCTTCTCATGATGTTGTTGAGGAAGGTACTATGGAGGATGTTGATATTCCAGAAACAGATGGAGTTACTCTGAAATGGCCTAGAAAGCCTGGAATTTCTGATTTTGACTTGTTTGACTCTGAAGACTCATGGCATGACCCTCCACCAGAGGGTTTCAGTTTGACT TTGTCACCTTTTGCATCTATGTGGAATGCCCTCTTTTCATGGACAACATCATCTTCTTTGGCATATATATATGGGAGGGATGTAAGTTTTCATGAAGACTTTCTATCAGTTAACGGGAGAGAATATCCTTGCAAAATTATCTTGACAGATGGTCGGTCATCTGAAATAAAGCAAACTTTAGCCAGTTGTCTTGCTCGAGCTTTACCTGCAGTTGTCGCTGAGCTCAGGCTGCCAATTCCAGTATCTACCTTAGAGCAAGGGATG AATACCTGCTCTTATCTCATACATGATGGATCGGAGGGACTTGTTTCACAAG GTTCTGAATGGTTCCCAATTAGGTATGGAAGAGTACGAGGTTTTGAAGGATCTCATTATTCCACTTGGCAAAGCACCTCATTTCTCTTCTCAAAGGGGAGCGTGACGACACAAAATTTCAATCTTAATGGCCAAACACTGGGACTTCATGAAACACCTAGATATTTCTTTAATGATTGA